A part of Oscillatoria sp. FACHB-1406 genomic DNA contains:
- a CDS encoding efflux RND transporter permease subunit, which yields MFDPTPEPQNASGLSALSIRRHIGVLMLTLAVIVVGVFFIFRLQVDLLPAITYPRIGLRLDAPGVSPDVAVEEITKPLEEALSATEGVVQVYSQTREGRVSLDLFFQPGGDIDQALNDAAASLNRARSSLPDVVEEPRLFKVDPSQLPIYEFALESSSLTPTQLRIFAEEELARELGVIPGVASASVSGGGEEEVRVEIDLARLQGLGAGVQNVLDALRDRNQDISGGRLQGEAGEPLTRTVGRFQSVEELRNLSLVVPGSNLQRRIYLRDVAEIIDGTAEQRVFVSLNGKPAIKVSLQKQPDANTISVIEGVKERLEFLRQSGVFPADLQLVVTLDESRFIQNSISNVVSSGLSGTLLAALAVFIFLGSLRQTFIIVIAIPLATLAAIILMKLFGLSLNVFSLGGLALGVGIVVDNSIVMLENIALGAEASRDRNAQFLETAQEKGKEVESALIASTATNLVSVLPFLLIGGFVSLLFNELILTISFSVAASLAVALTVVPMLASRLLVVRRSSGVANWWILRQFQSRFEAATQAYGRLLGFVLGWRLPILLLLILLLGSGSYWMAGQLPQELIPKINTGQANLFVQFPPGTTLESNRKIMAAVDEILLEQPETEYAFTTSGGSLFGNTTSENLLRSSSTIAVKPGTDIEAFVERTSKEFDRLNLVDTRVRLSAGQVRGIILTNSPTRGDLDLILQGTNLETLQATGRSVLKLLDEKVQSARFRPEADPQQNEVQIFPDWQRLESLGLTVADLGRTIQTAIQGSVPTQLQRGNRLIDVRVRLSSDSRQRISQLEQLPLLSLNDRTITLREVATLDKNKAPGEIQRINQREVFIITGNLAEGASLSQAMAEVDTAFKDLKLPQGITLLPSATSSANKELQNALKLLGGLAIFLVFVTMAVQYNSIIDPFAIILTVPLALAGGIFGLFVTETAVGVTVLVGAVLLVGIVVNNAIIMVEFANQLHAEFKLNRVAAIQKAAAQRLRPILMTTITTVLGLFPLALGIGEGSEFLQPLGVVVFSGLALATLLTLFVVPCFYVLLHDGLFSQKRAL from the coding sequence ATGTTTGACCCTACCCCAGAACCCCAAAATGCCTCGGGGCTAAGCGCCCTTTCCATCCGCCGTCATATCGGCGTGCTGATGCTAACCCTCGCGGTTATCGTCGTTGGCGTGTTTTTTATCTTCCGCTTGCAAGTAGACTTGTTGCCGGCGATTACCTATCCCCGCATTGGCTTGCGTTTGGACGCGCCGGGAGTATCTCCCGATGTGGCAGTAGAGGAGATTACGAAGCCCTTAGAAGAGGCCCTCAGCGCGACGGAAGGGGTCGTTCAGGTGTATTCTCAGACGCGAGAGGGGCGGGTGAGTTTGGATTTGTTTTTTCAGCCGGGAGGGGATATCGACCAAGCGCTGAATGATGCTGCTGCCAGTTTAAACCGCGCGCGCAGTAGCCTGCCGGATGTTGTCGAGGAACCGCGTTTATTTAAAGTCGATCCTTCGCAACTGCCGATTTATGAGTTTGCCTTGGAGTCATCCAGTTTAACCCCAACTCAGTTACGCATCTTTGCCGAAGAAGAACTCGCTCGAGAACTGGGCGTTATTCCCGGCGTAGCTTCGGCAAGTGTATCTGGCGGTGGGGAAGAAGAAGTGCGGGTAGAAATCGACCTGGCACGCTTGCAAGGATTGGGGGCGGGGGTGCAAAATGTTTTAGATGCACTGCGCGATCGCAACCAGGACATCTCCGGCGGGCGCTTGCAGGGAGAAGCGGGCGAACCTCTCACCCGCACGGTGGGGCGCTTCCAATCGGTGGAGGAATTACGCAATTTATCCCTCGTCGTTCCTGGTTCTAACCTACAGCGTCGCATCTATCTGCGCGATGTCGCTGAAATTATCGACGGTACGGCAGAACAGCGCGTTTTTGTCTCCCTGAACGGCAAACCGGCGATTAAAGTCAGCCTGCAAAAACAACCGGATGCCAACACGATAAGCGTTATCGAAGGCGTAAAGGAACGGTTAGAGTTTTTGCGACAATCGGGCGTATTTCCAGCCGATTTGCAACTCGTTGTCACCCTCGATGAATCTCGCTTCATCCAAAATTCGATTAGTAACGTCGTCTCTTCGGGCTTAAGTGGGACGCTTTTAGCCGCCCTCGCCGTGTTTATCTTCCTCGGTTCGCTGCGTCAAACGTTCATTATTGTCATTGCGATTCCCCTAGCAACGTTAGCCGCAATTATTTTAATGAAACTGTTTGGCTTATCGCTCAATGTGTTTAGTTTGGGCGGTTTGGCGTTGGGTGTCGGAATTGTGGTGGATAATTCGATCGTGATGTTAGAGAATATTGCATTAGGCGCAGAAGCATCGCGCGATCGCAACGCCCAGTTCCTCGAAACCGCCCAAGAAAAAGGCAAAGAAGTCGAATCCGCCCTCATCGCTTCCACCGCTACGAACCTTGTCTCCGTGCTGCCATTCCTCCTCATCGGCGGTTTCGTTTCCCTCCTTTTTAACGAACTGATTTTAACGATTAGTTTTTCCGTCGCGGCTTCCCTCGCCGTCGCCCTGACAGTGGTTCCCATGCTGGCCTCTCGCTTGCTGGTGGTGCGGCGATCGAGTGGGGTTGCCAATTGGTGGATTTTGCGGCAATTTCAATCGCGTTTTGAAGCTGCAACGCAAGCTTACGGGAGGCTGTTAGGGTTCGTATTGGGCTGGCGCTTGCCAATTCTCCTGTTACTCATTCTCCTCCTCGGCAGCGGCAGTTATTGGATGGCCGGACAATTGCCTCAAGAATTGATTCCGAAAATTAACACCGGACAAGCCAATCTTTTCGTACAATTTCCTCCCGGTACGACGCTGGAATCGAATCGTAAAATTATGGCAGCGGTGGATGAAATTTTACTCGAACAACCGGAAACCGAGTATGCCTTCACAACGTCCGGCGGTTCTTTGTTTGGCAATACAACTTCGGAGAATTTGCTACGCAGTTCGAGTACGATTGCAGTCAAACCGGGAACCGATATTGAAGCTTTTGTCGAACGGACTTCTAAAGAATTCGATCGCTTAAATTTAGTCGATACGCGCGTGCGCCTTTCCGCCGGACAAGTTCGCGGCATTATCCTCACCAATTCTCCTACGCGCGGCGACCTCGATTTAATTCTGCAAGGGACAAACCTAGAAACTTTACAAGCCACCGGACGCAGCGTTTTAAAATTGTTAGATGAAAAAGTGCAATCGGCGCGTTTTCGCCCGGAAGCCGATCCCCAACAAAATGAGGTGCAAATTTTCCCCGATTGGCAGCGTTTGGAATCGTTAGGGCTGACGGTAGCGGATCTCGGACGCACGATTCAAACGGCGATTCAAGGTTCGGTTCCAACGCAATTACAACGCGGAAATCGCCTGATTGACGTGCGCGTTCGTCTCTCAAGCGACTCTCGCCAGCGCATTTCTCAATTGGAACAATTACCCCTATTATCTCTCAACGATCGCACGATTACTTTGCGGGAAGTTGCGACTCTCGATAAAAATAAAGCTCCTGGCGAAATTCAACGCATCAATCAACGGGAAGTTTTTATCATTACGGGAAACTTAGCGGAAGGCGCGAGCTTGAGTCAAGCAATGGCAGAAGTTGATACGGCTTTTAAAGACCTCAAACTTCCTCAAGGCATAACCCTTTTACCGAGTGCAACTTCGAGCGCTAACAAAGAGTTACAAAACGCCCTAAAACTCTTAGGAGGGTTGGCAATTTTTCTCGTTTTCGTAACGATGGCAGTACAATACAATTCGATTATCGATCCGTTTGCAATTATCCTCACTGTCCCGCTAGCGCTTGCGGGAGGTATCTTTGGGCTGTTTGTGACTGAAACCGCAGTTGGTGTAACCGTGCTAGTGGGTGCGGTTCTGTTGGTAGGAATTGTGGTGAATAATGCGATTATTATGGTGGAATTTGCCAATCAATTACACGCTGAATTTAAACTCAATCGCGTTGCCGCTATTCAGAAAGCCGCTGCCCAACGTTTGCGCCCGATTTTAATGACGACGATTACGACGGTTTTAGGGTTATTTCCGCTGGCTTTGGGGATTGGGGAAGGTTCGGAGTTTTTGCAACCTTTAGGAGTTGTGGTATTTTCGGGTTTGGCGCTGGCGACGTTATTAACGCTGTTTGTTGTGCCGTGTTTTTATGTTTTGTTGCACGATGGCTTGTTTTCTCAAAAACGAGCATTATAA
- a CDS encoding type II toxin-antitoxin system HicA family toxin, which translates to MKVRDVVKRLERDGWYQARMRGSHRVFKHSQKPGIVVVPGSYSDEVAIGTLKSIWKQAKLEEI; encoded by the coding sequence ATGAAAGTTCGAGACGTGGTTAAGAGATTAGAGCGAGATGGATGGTATCAGGCTCGAATGCGAGGAAGCCATCGCGTCTTTAAGCATTCTCAAAAACCGGGGATTGTCGTTGTTCCAGGGAGTTATTCAGATGAAGTTGCGATTGGAACTTTAAAAAGTATTTGGAAACAAGCAAAACTGGAGGAGATTTAA
- a CDS encoding type II toxin-antitoxin system HicB family antitoxin codes for MKEYLVIFEFAGNNYSAYVPDLPGCISTGKTLEETEFNIKEAIELYLDTLKEDNQPIPEPTVRVKAITVAA; via the coding sequence ATGAAAGAGTACCTAGTAATTTTTGAATTTGCAGGTAATAATTACTCAGCTTATGTTCCGGACTTACCGGGTTGTATTTCCACGGGAAAAACCCTTGAAGAAACCGAATTCAATATCAAGGAAGCCATTGAACTTTATCTCGATACGCTTAAAGAAGATAACCAGCCCATTCCAGAACCTACCGTTCGCGTTAAGGCAATTACCGTAGCTGCCTAA
- a CDS encoding efflux RND transporter periplasmic adaptor subunit, giving the protein MLNPRKRGITRIVSTTLLLVLATGCTKLSGNRNASPAAAQRSRSEGGPIAADVSIARLDTLTAPIEYAATTRPFQEVTLRSQVEGRLLSLNVNVGDRVARGQTLARVDDSLLLAQVAQASAELAARESELAQARARVGSAQTQLERTRVELQQAQNDAARYAELAKAGATAQREAETYQTAARVAQQAVLAATQEVRSQQQAVESAAGRIAAQRAAVAQQQQRRAYASLVSPLSGVVLEKLSEPGNLVTPGGEVLKLGDLAQIKIVASVSELDLPRLRLGQSVTVSLDAFPKQTFNGTIDRISPLADATTRQIPIEILLPNPNGEIGSGLLARVQFQGDKQQRVIVPEAAIREAEGKGATVFVVGEDKKVTAREVTIGERSGGKIEIRVGLLPGDRFVVNSNKPLKNGDTIRPSILSQPSPS; this is encoded by the coding sequence GTGTTGAACCCAAGAAAACGAGGAATTACTCGCATCGTCAGTACAACGCTGCTGCTCGTACTCGCAACCGGCTGTACGAAACTATCGGGCAATCGTAACGCTTCCCCCGCCGCAGCCCAACGTTCCCGTTCTGAAGGCGGGCCGATTGCTGCCGATGTCTCGATCGCGCGCCTCGATACCCTAACCGCCCCGATTGAATATGCGGCCACGACGCGCCCCTTCCAAGAAGTGACGCTGCGATCGCAAGTGGAAGGTCGTCTGTTAAGCTTAAATGTTAATGTGGGCGATCGCGTCGCGCGCGGACAAACCCTCGCCCGGGTCGATGATTCCCTCCTCCTCGCCCAAGTCGCCCAAGCCAGTGCCGAACTCGCCGCCCGAGAATCCGAACTCGCCCAAGCCCGCGCCCGAGTGGGCAGCGCCCAAACCCAACTCGAACGCACCCGCGTCGAACTGCAACAAGCCCAAAACGATGCCGCGCGTTACGCCGAACTCGCCAAAGCCGGGGCCACCGCCCAGCGCGAAGCAGAAACCTACCAAACCGCCGCCCGAGTTGCCCAACAAGCTGTTCTCGCCGCCACCCAAGAAGTCCGCAGCCAGCAGCAAGCCGTCGAATCCGCCGCCGGACGCATCGCCGCCCAACGCGCCGCCGTCGCCCAACAGCAACAGCGCCGCGCCTACGCCAGTTTGGTTTCGCCCCTAAGCGGTGTCGTACTCGAAAAACTCAGCGAACCGGGAAACCTCGTCACTCCCGGCGGCGAAGTGCTGAAGTTGGGGGATTTAGCCCAAATTAAAATTGTGGCTTCTGTCTCCGAGTTAGACTTACCTCGCTTGCGCCTCGGACAAAGCGTAACGGTGAGTTTAGATGCCTTCCCCAAGCAGACGTTTAACGGTACGATCGATCGCATTTCTCCCCTAGCCGACGCGACAACCCGCCAAATCCCGATTGAAATTCTCCTGCCCAACCCCAACGGCGAAATCGGTAGCGGTTTGCTCGCGCGAGTGCAGTTTCAAGGCGATAAGCAACAGCGCGTTATCGTCCCCGAAGCAGCGATTCGGGAAGCGGAGGGCAAAGGTGCAACAGTTTTTGTCGTCGGAGAAGATAAGAAGGTGACAGCGAGGGAAGTAACCATCGGCGAGCGATCGGGCGGTAAAATCGAAATTAGAGTCGGCTTGCTGCCCGGAGACCGCTTCGTTGTCAACAGCAACAAACCGCTGAAAAATGGCGACACCATTCGCCCGAGCATTTTATCGCAACCATCCCCGTCTTAA